The DNA window CAGTTCGTCGGATGTAAGTTGACGGGCGCCTCTGCGGGTAAGCACCCTGTTCTCGTGGTTGTTCGACATAAATTTCTCCTTTCCAGTTTTCAGATTTCCTTCTCCAAACACACTGGAAATCTACTGTCGAAAACAAAACATTAAAAAAGACTATCGAACGATGGGCTGCGGTTCAACGCCGGTTTTTTGTGCAGTCGAGCCACTTAGCACTCAGCCGTCAGCATTCAGCAGTGAGTCCCGAAACGGAACACCTTTCCATCGCCCAAGATGTAATGGACACAAAGAAATGAACTTACCGCAGAGGAAGAAAAATAGTTTGCGGTGTGTTAAGAAGCCCTAAATTTATCGAGATTTCATCTGCGTAGAGTGAAAGAAAATCTAGCCGCGAATCAACGCGAATCCTATCTTTCTAATCTTATTCGTGTGCATTCGCGAAATTCGCGGCTGCTTCTTTTGATCAGCGTGTATCTCCGGAAATCTGCGGCGAAGGGCTTGTGGTTGAGAGCGCGGGCTCGGTGTCAGCCCTTCTTCAACTCAATCAACACCAATCGGGCGACTTCCTTGAGAGTCTCAAAAACGCCTTTTCCCTGGAAGGCGACGGCTTCAAAGGTAGGCTCGTCTTTCTTGGCCAGTTCGCGTTTCAGTTCTTCCACAGCCAGGGCGCTGGGCAGGTCTCGTTTATTGAATTGCAGGACGTAAGGGATCTTCTTGAAGTCGTAACCATGCTCTTTCAGGTTCTCTTGCAGGTTTTCCAGCGCTTCAATGTTGGCGTCCATGCGCTCTTCCTGTGAATCGGCCACAAAAACCACGCCATCTACGCCGCGCAGGATCAGCTTTCTGCTGGCATCGTAAAAAACCTGGCCGGGAACGGTATAGAGGTGGAATCGGGTGCGGAAGCCGCGGACAGTCCCCAGGTCAAGGGGCAGAAAGTCGAAGAAGAGCGTCCGGTCCGTTTCCGTGGCCAGGGAGATCATCTTGCTCTTCTGTTTATCGACCGTCTTATCGAAAATATGCTGCAGATTCGTGGTCTTACCGCCCAGACCGGCGCCGTAATAGACGATCTTGCAGTTAATTTCGCGTGCGGCAAAGTTAATAAAGCTCAAGACTCTCCTAGCACTCGGTGGGCGCAAACTCCCTGCTTGCGGTTCCGAACAGCCATGTTGCTGAAAGACTTTTTTATATCATAACGGACTTGCAGAGGGGGCGCTTCTAATTCTACGCTCTTTGCCGGAGTACCAAA is part of the Terriglobia bacterium genome and encodes:
- a CDS encoding GTPase domain-containing protein — encoded protein: MSFINFAAREINCKIVYYGAGLGGKTTNLQHIFDKTVDKQKSKMISLATETDRTLFFDFLPLDLGTVRGFRTRFHLYTVPGQVFYDASRKLILRGVDGVVFVADSQEERMDANIEALENLQENLKEHGYDFKKIPYVLQFNKRDLPSALAVEELKRELAKKDEPTFEAVAFQGKGVFETLKEVARLVLIELKKG